Genomic window (Streptosporangium brasiliense):
GAGAGCGGGCCGTACGCGAGCTGGGACGTCGGCGCCGAGGGCGTGCTCATGCTGTTCGACCGCGCGGCGATGGCCGCGGTGACCGGCACCGCCGGCCTGCCGGCCGAGGCGGCGGTCCAGGACCGGGCCATGCTGGTCAGCCGCGTCGGCGATGTGGACGCCGGCTTCGACCTGTGCCTGCGCCACGGCGGGCACTCGGTCGCGCCGCCCGCCGACCGCCCGGAATGGGGCCCTGGCATGCGGACCGCGCATCTACGGGACCCGGACGGCAACCTCCTCGAACTCCAGTCGTACTGAACCCGTACCGGCCCCCGGGCCCGCCCGCCCCGCCTCCGGGCCGGGCCGTCGGGGTCGGTGGGGTTATCGGGCGCGGCGGCGGCCGCCGCGGCGTGGGGGGAGGGGGGTCTGGGCGTGGAGGGTG
Coding sequences:
- a CDS encoding VOC family protein; the protein is MDALHPRLLVGRFADCFRFYDAVLPELIGARRTRGAESGPYASWDVGAEGVLMLFDRAAMAAVTGTAGLPAEAAVQDRAMLVSRVGDVDAGFDLCLRHGGHSVAPPADRPEWGPGMRTAHLRDPDGNLLELQSY